Part of the Spinacia oleracea cultivar Varoflay chromosome 5, BTI_SOV_V1, whole genome shotgun sequence genome, GGTTACAAGATTTGAAGAAAATATGGAAGAGAAAAGAGGTAAGTTTTAAATCAAAAATTTCTTAAAGAATAACAAATATGGAAAAATTAAATTAGAAGAAAGAAATTTATGGAGGAAAATGGAGAAAAATAAAAGTTGATGATAAAAATGAGAAAAGGATGGAAAAAGCTCAAGAAAAAATAGGCTTGagaaaaaattatttgaagGAACGGGCATTAGCAGAGTATGTTGGTGACAAGAAAAAAATagagataaaaaaaatattcacaaaGAGAGTTTTGGAGTTTGCTAATGACATGAGCATTAGCAGTGATGGGTGGTGACATGAGCACCACACCAAAAGAAAAATTTGGAGAAAATGTAGAagaaaatattttgaaagaaaattttgAAGTTTGCTAATGATAAGAGCATTAGCGGGATGATTGGTGACATGAGCaccaataacaaaataaaatttgaggAAAAATTTCAGGAGATAACTGGTGACATGTGCATCAGTGGGATAGTTGGTAACATGGATACCAACGAGAAgatcattaatattaataaaatgtattgAGAAGATGGAGGTTGGTAACACGGGTGCCAACATTATTGGAACTCAAGCGTTCATGATGATTGATGGTTGGTGACAAGTGCATCAACGAGTTTTTCAAAAGATAAACATTTTGGAGTACAAGATTTTTGTAGATTAAGGGGGAGTGTTAGAGGTTACTCTAGAAAAATCTACACGAGTAATGAAAAATCAAGTGATGGTGTATCTAGAAGCATCTAGGACATGTGATGTGAAATTATGTAATATTATATaagtgtagaaaaatctagaaagtAGGATACACCAACTATAAATAAGTTGTATGCATAAGTTGAGAGAGTGAGCCAATCAAGAGAGCTCCCACAAAATATGAGAGGTAGAAACAAGTGTTCTACCAAACCAAATATTGTTGTTCAATTCTTATAAATGTAATCAATGATAAAAATGCAACTTTGTTATATAATTGAGGTCCATCAAAACTTccgcgtgcgtcctcaaatttctatcagaTTTTGCTATTATTTGAGATATTTATATATTTCGTTTGAATTGTATCATATGTATATTGTGTGTCTTTCTAAGTGCATAATTATTTTACAATTTGGTAAAATATGGGGATGGTAGTTCAAGAATTTAGTTTTTACTTAGAGGTGTAGGGtaatatttcaaacattcaccTGGTATGGTccaatgttctttttcttctagGGGGTGCACCGATTGTTGATGTAAAAGAAAAACTCTTAGCTAGGGTATAGTTTCTCTCTATGTTACTTGGACTTGGTTGCACATAAATATGTCATACTTCGTATGTGCAAAAGTGTCTAGCCCAAATAATTTATTGATGGTCATTGTGTATGTTGGTTATAGAAGTTGGAGTGTTAGTGATATCTTGATTTATGAGTTTGTAAATACCAGGAGCTACTTTTTGCTGTAGGAATTTGCATTTCTTTTGAAGAATCTTCTGTGCATAATTGCTAACTTTGAAACTTTATAGTTCcttaatttaataattacaCTAATAGCTAAACGATGGAAATAGCCTATGTTAATTTGAGGAGATATTAAGCAAAGTGTTGGTGTTAGGTACTGATATACTCTTTGAATTAATGATGAATTGGGTTATTGACACAGGAAGGTTGTGGTTCTGTCAGCCTAAAGTTGAAGCTCTTCAAGGATTGCCATCTTGAACTTCCTTCCTCCAAATTCCAAAATAGATGGAGTTTTTACTTACATCAGCTGAGGTGGCTGGCCAGGTGGTTGACCAGGTCACTGACCAGGTCACTAACCAGGTCACTGACCAAGTGGCTGACCAGGTCACTGACCAGGTGGCTGACCATGCTCCTGAAGGTATTTCAAATTTATAGTCGTTTGATTTTTGGGTTTTACAAGTTTTATATTTATTTCTTACATTTCTTTTGTGTAGGTATTTTGCAGCGTATCGCGAGTTTGACCCGCGACAGATCCAGACGGATCTGCTTGTGGGAGCCTTCTCATTGGGGACACTGGCTCATGAATGTGCCAGTCAACCAAGTGCTTGCTGTACAAAGACCTTACTCCCAGGGGGTTGAGAGTCCCTACCTTGTTTTATTCTATAGGTCAACCAAGGTCCATTGAGCTGTTCCAGACGAACCTGCAAAGGGTGTGGTCTTTCGATTGTTTTTGGCGTGGTAAGACAAGGAAACTGAGCCTTGGTGGCTCCGACTAGGGGCTTTTCAAGAGGTGTTACAAAATTAAATCGGGTGACACAGTCAGCGTGTATCGGATATCTGTCAACAACGTCACACGATTTTTTATTCATTTGGAGAGTGTACCAATAAATGTTGAAGAGCAGGAGGCTGCTACACAAGCTATTGCATCTGCAACAGGCCATTAGGTTATATGGTTGAATCAGCTATGAGTATTGAGTTCGTACAACAATTATTTTCAGCTCAAGCCTAGATTAGATGGTTGAATCAGCTATGAGTACTTAGTTTCAGCTTGAACAATCATGCAACAATCATTTCTGCTAATTTTTTCTTTCTCGTAATTAATATAGGACTTGGATTTAAAATCTTCTGTTTGCTTTATGCTTTCGAATGCATCTTACtgcattaatatttttataacctTCATGAATCATGACATTGGTCATACAAAGACTGAAGATTTACCTGACTGGTCTCAAGGAACCTCAGGTTGGTTCTGTACCTTAGGTATCCTGATTGGGTATAAACTTTTAAAGATACCCACTGCTGGATTCCTTTCTGCTTGTTTCTTCATTTCTTTTGCTAATAAAATCAACTTCATGTTATTACTGCAAATCATTATTCAGTTACGATGTTTGTCCTTATCCCTGACACGCATGACCAAACACTACTCGGAAACAATTTTGAGACCATTCAAT contains:
- the LOC130461857 gene encoding uncharacterized protein — translated: MEFLLTSAEVAGQVVDQVTDQVTNQVTDQVADQVTDQVADHAPEGILQRIASLTRDRSRRICLWEPSHWGHWLMNVPVNQVLAVQRPYSQGVESPYLVLFYRSTKVH